A window of Campylobacter pinnipediorum subsp. pinnipediorum contains these coding sequences:
- a CDS encoding primosomal protein N' — protein MQSNFYYKISFPGLNLEILTYKSKVEICLFKAVLVSLRSKKIMGFVISETTEPEFETLEILEVLPFYLTSMQIELCKFISYYYTCEFGASLSLFEPKIDNQQKKYNFTISNNRQKIFKIVNFAKKPLLSKEQQKAFEFIKNQKNSLLFGDTGSGKSEIYISLIREALNDNNQALFLMPEISLTPQMQTRLENYFGDSIGIWHSKITKKKKEQILKDLISGKIKLIAGARSALFLPFERLKIIIVDEEHDDSYKNSISNPHYNARDLAVFLSSKLDIKTVLGSATPNVTSFYKFPHFRLKGTFFKSNKNIIYDETETQLSQTIINQLQKTLASKKQAIICLPTRANFRYLTCKECADTIKCPFCSIGMSFYKKENILKCQYCEFKMPVTNTCDKCGSNMIEAKKIGTSELLEQLQNEFANANIIKFDRDEITTQNKLVKILKDFNNKKIDILVGTQMLSKGHDYHNVDLAIVMGVDELLTYPDFRAYEKTLSLVKQVSGRAGRKGDGTIILQTRQKDFFKKYLDDYDKFIQYDLECRNNLYPPFYRILRVVISHQNDNTANEILNNLINITTKQKNINLIGYGKCSIEKIGSRFRYEILIRSKSYKSLINTAQKLKYKYKYIDIDIDPVNFS, from the coding sequence TTGCAAAGTAATTTTTATTATAAAATTTCATTTCCTGGACTAAATTTAGAAATACTAACCTACAAAAGCAAGGTAGAAATATGCTTATTTAAAGCTGTATTAGTATCTTTAAGATCAAAAAAAATAATGGGTTTTGTGATTTCAGAAACTACAGAACCTGAGTTTGAAACACTAGAAATTTTAGAAGTTCTACCTTTTTATTTAACAAGCATGCAAATAGAACTTTGTAAGTTTATAAGTTATTACTACACTTGTGAGTTTGGAGCTTCTCTGTCTTTATTTGAACCAAAAATAGATAATCAACAAAAAAAATACAACTTTACAATAAGCAACAATAGACAAAAAATATTTAAAATTGTAAATTTTGCAAAAAAACCACTTTTAAGCAAAGAGCAACAAAAAGCATTTGAGTTTATAAAAAATCAAAAAAATAGCTTATTGTTTGGAGATACTGGTAGTGGAAAAAGTGAAATTTACATAAGTTTAATAAGAGAGGCTTTAAACGATAACAACCAAGCACTCTTTTTAATGCCTGAAATTTCATTAACACCACAAATGCAAACAAGGCTTGAAAACTATTTTGGAGACAGTATCGGTATTTGGCATTCAAAAATAACAAAGAAAAAAAAAGAACAAATTTTAAAAGATTTAATATCTGGCAAAATCAAACTAATAGCAGGAGCGAGGTCTGCTCTATTTTTACCATTTGAAAGGCTAAAAATCATAATAGTTGATGAAGAGCATGATGATAGTTATAAAAATTCAATATCAAATCCACACTATAACGCAAGAGATTTAGCTGTATTTTTATCATCAAAATTGGACATAAAAACAGTTCTTGGTAGCGCCACTCCAAATGTTACTAGTTTTTACAAATTTCCTCACTTTAGACTAAAAGGCACATTTTTTAAATCAAATAAAAATATAATATACGATGAAACCGAAACCCAATTATCACAAACAATAATTAACCAATTACAAAAAACACTTGCAAGCAAAAAACAAGCAATCATCTGTCTTCCAACAAGGGCAAATTTTAGATACCTAACATGCAAAGAATGTGCAGATACAATAAAATGTCCATTTTGTAGCATAGGAATGAGTTTTTACAAAAAAGAAAACATACTAAAATGCCAATACTGCGAGTTTAAAATGCCTGTTACAAACACATGTGATAAATGCGGAAGCAATATGATAGAAGCAAAAAAAATTGGTACAAGTGAACTTTTAGAACAACTACAAAATGAATTCGCAAATGCAAATATTATAAAATTTGACAGAGATGAAATAACAACACAAAATAAGCTTGTAAAAATTTTAAAAGATTTCAACAACAAAAAAATAGATATTTTGGTTGGAACACAAATGTTAAGCAAAGGGCATGATTATCATAATGTTGATTTGGCTATAGTAATGGGGGTAGATGAGCTGCTTACTTATCCTGATTTTCGTGCGTATGAAAAAACCCTATCATTAGTAAAACAAGTTTCAGGAAGAGCCGGAAGAAAAGGCGATGGTACTATAATACTACAAACAAGACAAAAAGATTTTTTTAAAAAATACCTAGATGACTATGATAAATTTATACAATACGACTTAGAATGTAGAAATAATTTATATCCACCGTTTTATAGAATTTTAAGAGTTGTTATATCCCATCAAAATGATAACACAGCCAATGAAATATTAAACAACTTAATAAATATAACAACAAAACAAAAAAACATAAATTTAATAGGTTATGGTAAGTGCAGTATAGAAAAGATAGGCTCAAGATTTAGATATGAAATTTTAATTCGCTCAAAATCATATAAAAGCTTAATAAACACGGCTCAAAAACTAAAATATAAATATAAATATATAGATATAGATATAGATCCTGTTAATTTTTCTTAA
- a CDS encoding type II secretion system protein, translating into MIELVFIITIIGILSGVAIMKMNFGRTDAEIQNAKVQLASVKSAIMVYYNDKLLFGKPKYPETLDKDGKLFGSILPMGGIKPSTGKNGWKIIKPNEEYTFTVSGRTVKFKYKKADGKLTCEPNHDTTLCSQLE; encoded by the coding sequence ATGATAGAATTGGTTTTTATAATTACAATTATAGGAATATTATCTGGCGTAGCTATCATGAAAATGAATTTCGGAAGAACTGATGCTGAAATACAAAACGCAAAAGTTCAATTAGCTTCCGTAAAATCAGCAATAATGGTATATTATAACGATAAGTTACTATTTGGAAAGCCTAAATATCCAGAAACTTTAGACAAAGATGGAAAATTATTTGGATCTATTTTGCCAATGGGTGGTATTAAACCTAGTACCGGAAAAAATGGTTGGAAAATAATAAAACCCAATGAAGAATATACCTTTACAGTATCAGGAAGAACTGTAAAATTTAAATACAAGAAAGCAGATGGAAAACTAACTTGTGAACCAAACCACGACACCACTCTTTGTTCTCAATTAGAATAA
- a CDS encoding CheB methylesterase domain-containing protein: MSQKLIVIGASTGGPGHIKKLLKDINLNGATVVIAQHMNKMFIPSFAAQIAKECSIKLEILKEKTILKEKVYVCEKNFVISDTLPLSAKPNSENKTTFTPNVDMLFDSCVNISKSIDLMAILLTGIGDDGASGLDKLQKAGVKCIAENEESAIVYGMPKRAKELNPTIKSLNLTNIKKELEGFLNVI; encoded by the coding sequence ATGTCTCAAAAACTTATAGTCATAGGTGCTTCAACCGGAGGGCCGGGACACATCAAAAAACTTCTAAAAGATATCAATCTAAATGGTGCAACAGTTGTAATAGCACAACATATGAACAAAATGTTTATACCATCTTTTGCTGCACAAATTGCAAAAGAGTGCAGTATAAAACTTGAAATTTTAAAAGAAAAAACTATTTTAAAAGAAAAAGTATATGTTTGTGAGAAAAATTTTGTCATATCAGACACTCTCCCATTGTCAGCTAAACCTAATTCAGAAAACAAAACAACTTTTACACCAAATGTCGATATGCTTTTTGATTCTTGCGTTAATATATCTAAAAGCATTGATTTAATGGCAATACTTCTTACAGGAATAGGAGATGATGGAGCTAGCGGGCTAGATAAACTTCAAAAAGCTGGAGTAAAATGTATAGCAGAAAATGAAGAAAGTGCGATAGTTTATGGTATGCCAAAACGTGCAAAAGAGCTAAACCCTACAATAAAGTCATTAAATTTAACAAATATAAAAAAAGAGCTGGAGGGCTTTTTAAATGTTATTTAA